Proteins from one Camelina sativa cultivar DH55 chromosome 8, Cs, whole genome shotgun sequence genomic window:
- the LOC104706300 gene encoding transcription repressor OFP8, whose product MEKRMKLRVSRMVRSSLNSCRPRDLYDVVETSAVTSQATSSERFFVTEAKTSKTPRPKSHHHHAFSSPHYASSSIFPPNPFYEESRSFRDLRKKVKTNRKQRSSQFGSDPLFASRFKSTGSWYWSCSEEEEEDEGDKEEESDDDSSETLFSSRSFSSDTSSKAESFAVVKKSKDPYEDFRTSMVEMIVERQIFAAAELQKLLQCFLSLNSRQHHKVIVQVFLEIYATLFSP is encoded by the coding sequence ATGGAGAAAAGAATGAAGCTCCGGGTTTCAAGAATGGTCCGGTCATCTCTAAACTCTTGCCGACCACGAGATCTATACGACGTCGTTGAGACTAGTGCTGTTACAAGTCAAGCCACGTCTTCCGAGAGGTTCTTCGTTACCGAAGCTAAAACGTCcaaaactccaagaccaaagagtcatcatcatcatgcttTCTCTAGCCCTCATTATGCGTCATCATCGATATTCCCACCAAACCCTTTCTACGAAGAGAGCCGTTCGTTTCGAGATTTAAGGAAGAAGGTCAAGACAAACAGGAAGCAAAGATCATCACAGTTTGGTTCTGATCCTCTCTTCGCCTCACGTTTTAAGTCAACCGGGTCTTGGTACTGGTCTTGTagcgaggaagaggaagaagacgaaggagacaaagaagaagaaagtgatgatGATTCATCAGAAACTCTCTTTTCTTCCAGAAGCTTCTCCTCGGACACTTCTTCGAAGGCAGAGAGTTTTGCGGTGGTGAAGAAGTCAAAGGATCCATACGAAGATTTCAGGACGTCGATGGTGGAGATGATTGTTGAGAGACAGATCTTTGCAGCGGCTGAGCTACAAAAGCTTCTTCAGTGTTTTTTGTCGTTAAACTCTCGTCAACACCACAAAGTTATTGTCCAAGTCTTCTTAGAAATTTATGCCACCTTGTTCTCTCCCTAG
- the LOC104706301 gene encoding subtilisin-like protease SBT6.1 isoform X2, translated as MKVFARASPYAYRSYLLVIVLSVYIFWLRPSTHRPQHENLNPQNVTRSESETATETNYIIRFKQYKPAKNHRIYLESKVRSGGWGWIERINPASKYPTDFGVLWIRESGKEDVVGEIERLEMVKDVNVEFKYQRVLLGESFLDGNKRPGKIFTPMSFEEGTGSSAMADTSNTTLNWSRHLLSQKTQVTSLFGADVLWKKGYTGAKVKMAIFDTGIRSDHPHFRNIKERTNWTNEDTLNDNLGHGTFVAGVIAGQNPECLGFASDTELYAFRVFTDSQVSYTSWFLDAFNYAIATNMDVLNLSIGGPDYLDLPFVEKVWEITASNIIMVSAIGNDGPLYGTLNNPADQSDVIGVGGIDYDDHIASFSSRGMSTWEIPHGYGRVKPDVVAYGRDIMGSKISTGCKSLSGTSVASPVVAGIVCLLVSVIPEARRKDLLNPASMKQALVEGAAKLLGPNMYEQGAGRVDLLESYEILKSYHPRASIFPSILDYNDCPYSWPFCRQPLYAGAMPVIFNTTILNGMGVIGYIESPPTWHPANEEGNLLSIHFKYPDIIWPWTGYLALHMQIKEEGAQFAGEIEGNVTLKIYSPASPGESGPRRSTCSLQLKLKVIPTPPRAKRILWDQFHSIKYPPGYIPRDSLDVRNDILDWHGDHLHTNFHIMYNMLRDAGYYIETLGSPLTCFDAQQYGTLLMVDLEDDYFPEEIEKLRDDVINAGLGLVVFAEWYNVDTMVKMRFFDDNTRSWWTPVTGGANIPALNNLLAAFGIAFGDKILNGDFSIDGEQSRYASGTNIVRFPAGGFLHTFPLLDSSESGATQNLLQTGSLKEDPAVLGLLEIGEGRVGVYGDSNCLDSSHMVTNCYWLLKKMLDFSSSNIKDPVLFSKFVKRYSPVTVDDKQLPSRRTDVNFSTYSSVIGKELICESDSRYEVWGTKGYNLHVGGRNRRLPGYRGIDLGRGLNSTVENTRPTRWRPAKEGGELNSHRSKYLGGLFNKDEIDVPFLVATRWIVPAGVAASGVLVLLSIWRIRQRRRRRRRASGSNRLA; from the exons ATGAAGGTGTTTGCACGAGCTTCTCCATATGCTTACAGATCCTATCTCCTCGTCATAGTCCTCTCCGTTTATATCTTCTGGCTCCGTCCCAGCACTCACCGTCCCCAGCACGAAAATCTCAATCCGCAGAACGTGACTCGCTCGGAGTCTGAGACTGCGACGGAGACGAACTACATAATCCGATTTAAGCAGTACAAACCGGCGAAAAACCATCGAATTTACCTCGAATCGAAGGTCCGATCCGGTGGTTGGGGTTGGATCGAGAGGATTAACCCGGCGTCGAAGTATCCGACTGATTTTGGTGTTCTATGGATCCGGGAAAGCGGGAAAGAGGACGTGGTTGGAGAGATTGAGAGGCTGGAGATGGTTAAAGACGTGAACGTTGAGTTTAAGTATCAGAGAGTTTTGCTTGGAGAGTCTTTTCTCGACGGGAATAAACGTCCAGGGAAGATCTTTACTCCGATGTCTTTCGAAGAAGGAACTGGTTCCTCTGCAATGGCGGATACAAGTAACACCACATTGAACTGGAGTAGACATCTTCTCAGTCAG AAGACTCAAGTTACGTCCTTGTTTGGAGCTGATGTTCTCTGGAAGAAAGGTTACACTGGTGCTAAAGTCAAGATGGCCATATTTGACACTGGGATAAGATCTGACCATCCTCATTTCCGCAATATCAAG GAGCGTACAAATTGGACAAATGAGGACACTTTGAATGACAACCTGGGGCATGGGACCTTTGTTGCTGGTGTTATTGCTGGTCAAAATCCAGAATGTCTTGGTTTTGCCTCAGACACGGAACTCTATGCTTTCCGAGTGTTCACAGATTCCCAG GTATCATACACCTCATGGTTTCTTGATGCTTTCAATTATGCTATAGCAACAAATATGGATGTATTAAATTTGAGCATTGGGGGACCGGATTACTTGGATCTGCCTTTTGTAGAGAAG GTATGGGAAATAACTGCCAGCAATATCATTATGGTGTCTGCAATAGGAAATGATGGGCCACTTTACGGAACGTTAAATAATCCAGCTGACCAGAGTGATGTCATAGGTGTCGGTGGTATTGACTATGATGATCACATAGCTTCATTTTCATCTCGTGGCATGAGCACCTGGGAAATTCCTCATGG ATATGGCCGTGTCAAACCAGATGTGGTTGCATATGGCCGTGACATTATGGGGTCAAAGATCAGCACTGGTTGTAAAAGCTTGTCTGGAACAAGTGTGGCTAGTCCTGTTGTTGCTGGTATTGTTTGTCTGCTTGTAAGTGTTATTCCTGAAGCTAGAAGGAAGGATCTGCTCAATCCAGCAAGCATGAAGCAGGCGTTGGTCGAAGGTGCTGCTAAGCTTTTAGGTCCTAATATGTATGAGCAGGGTGCAGGAAGAGTTGATCT GTTAGAATCATATGAAATTCTAAAGAGCTACCATCCCCGGGCAAGCATTTTCCCGAGCATTCTTGATTATAATGATTGCCCATATTCCTGGCCCTTTTGTCGTCAGCCACTATATGCGGGTGCCATGCCTGTGATTTTCAACACTACAATTCTAAATGGTATGGGTGTCATAGGCTATATTGAAAGTCCACCAACATGGCATCCTGCAAACGAGGAAGGAAATCTGTTGAGCATTCACTTTAAGTACCCAGATATCATATGGCCCTGGACTGGTTATCTAGCTTTACACATGCAGATCAAGGAAGAAG GTGCACAGTTCGCAGGTGAAATAGAGGGAAATGTAACTTTGAAAATCTATAGCCCAGCGTCCCCTGGAGAAAGTGGGCCTAGAAGAAGTACGTGTTCTCTTCAGTTGAAACTGAAAGTGATTCCCACTCCACCACGAGCCAAACGTATTTTGTGGGATCAATTTCACAGCATAAAATATCCTCCAGGTTATATTCCAAGAGACTCTTTGGATGTCCGCAATGACATTCTTGATTGGCATGGCGATCACCTGCATACAAACTTTCACATCATGTACAATATGTTACGTGATGCTGGGTACTATATAGAGACTCTTGGTTCGCCCCTTACATGTTTCGATGCTCAGCAATATGGAACTCTATTGATGGTTGACCTCGAAGATGATTACTTTCCAGAAGAAATTGAAAAGCTCAGAGATGACGTTATAAATGCAGGACTGGGTCTGGTTGTGTTTGCTGAGTGGTATAATGTTGATACTATGGTGAAGATGAGATTCTTTGATGATAACACGCGCAGTTGGTGGACTCCAGTCACTGGAGGTGCAAATATCCCTGCACTTAATAACCTTCTCGCAGCGTTTGGGATTGCGTTTGGAGACAAAATTCTCAATGGGGATTTCAGTATTGATGGTGAGCAGAGTCGATATGCTTCTGGAACAAATATAGTCAGGTTTCCTGCTGGTGGGTTTTtgcacacttttcctttactgGACAGCTCTGAGAGTGGTGCTACACAGAATCTACTGCAAACTGGTTCATTGAAG GAAGACCCTGCTGTTCTTGGGCTTTTGGAGATTGGCGAAGGTCGAGTTGGTGTTTATGGAGACTCAAATTGCCTGGACAGTAGCCATATGGTCACCAACTGCTACTGGCTCCTGAAGAAAATGCTAGATTTTAGCAGTTCAAATATCAAAGACCCTGTACTTTTCTCAAAATTTGTGAAGAGATATTCTCCCGTAACCGTAGACGATAAACAACTGCCATCCCGAAGAACTGATGTAAATTTTTCAACATACTCTTCTGTGATCGGAAAGGAGCTAATCTGTGAGAGTGACTCCAGATATGAAGTATGGGGGACTAAAGGATATAATTTACATGTCGGAGGAAGGAACCGTAGATTGCCAGGATATCGTGGCATTGATTTGGGTCGAGGCTTGAATTCTACAGTGGAGAATACAAGACCAACACGTTGGAGACCAGCCAAGGAAGGAGGTGAGCTTAATTCTCACAGAAGCAAGTATCTTGGAGGCCTATTCAATAAAGACGAG ATTGACGTGCCATTTCTAGTAGCTACTCGGTGGATCGTACCTGCTGGTGTTGCAGCTAGTG GAGTTCTAGTGCTACTAAGTATATGGAGAATCCGGCAGAGGAGGCGTAGACGAAGAAGAGCATCTGGGTCGAATCGGTTAGCCTAG
- the LOC104706302 gene encoding uncharacterized protein LOC104706302, with the protein MEVRSELRKHSRSGTRKWVILVGIVAFTHVLLLLSYGDALRYLLPDGRRLKLPNESNKMMNPSRNTLAVSVSEDSVLEKNGNVSGFGLRNETEDDEGFDETVDFESFEDAKDSVSVIKQVVESSVKQSPEVSTSKYGYQVQNVSVESQKKVKGSMLSASSSIAGPASSVGKLPVSGNSALLVSKQVRKKKKMQCNLPPKTVTTIEEMNRILARHRRTSRAMRPRWSSMRDAEILAARKEIENAPVAKLERELQ; encoded by the exons ATGGAGGTTAGATCTGAGCTCCGAAAACATTCACGAAGTGGAACTCGGAAATGGGTTATCCTGGTTGGGATTGTGGCTTTTACTCATGTTTTGTTGTTACTTTCATATGGTGACGCCTTGAGATATCTGTTGCCTGATGGTAGAAGACTGAAACTTCCCAATGAGAGCAATAAGATGATGAATCCGTCACGAAACACACTTGCGGTCAGCGTTTCTGAGGATTCTGTCTTGGAGAAAAATGGGAATGTTTCAGGTTTTGGTCTAAGGAATGAGACAGAGGATGATGAAGGGTTTGATGAAACTGttgattttgagagctttgaagATGCAAAAGATAGTGTCAGTGTCATTAAACAAGTTGTTGAAAGTAGTGTAAAGCAAAGTCCGGAAGTTTCAACTAGTAAGTATGGATATCAAGTGCAAAATGTGTCGGTTGAAAGCCAGAAGAAGGTGAAGGGGTCTATGTTAAGTGCTAGTTCATCTATAGCTGGTCCTGCTTCCTCGGTGGGGAAGCTACCTGTTTCTGGAAATAGTGCCTTGCTAGTTTCTAAGCAAgttaggaagaagaagaagatgcagtGTAATCTTCCACCAAAAACTGTGACAACAATCGAGGAGATGAATCGGATTTTAGCAAGGCATCGTAGAACTTCACGAGCAATG CGACCGCGTTGGTCTTCTATGAGAGATGCAGAGATATTAGCTGCAAGGAAGGAGATAGAGAATGCTCCTGTTGCAAAACTTGAACGGGAACTCCAGTAA
- the LOC109125015 gene encoding probable glycosyltransferase At5g03795, whose amino-acid sequence MERMLKVYVYKEGSCPIFHTPILKGLYASEGWFMKLMEENKQYTVKDPRRAHLYYMPFSARMLEFKLYVRNSHNRTNLRQFLKEYTEHISAKYPFFNRTDGADHFLVACHDWAPYETRHHMEHCIKALCNADVTAGFKIGRDISLPETYVRAAKNPLRDLGGKPPSQRRTLAFYAGSMHGYLRAILLQHWKDKDPEMKIFASTASVQKGLK is encoded by the exons ATGGAACGGATGCTCAAAGTTTATGTATATAAGGAAGGAAGCTGCCCCATTTTCCATACTCCAATACTCAAGGGATTGTATGCATCAGAAGGATGGTTCATGAAGTTGATGGAAGAAAACAAGCAGTACACTGTAAAGGACCCCAGAAGGGCTCACTTGTACTATATGCCATTTAGTGCACGGATGCTAGAATTCAAGCTTTATGTGCGTAACTCTCACAACCGCACAAACCTACGCCAGTTTCTTAAGGAATACACTGAGCACATCAGTGCCAAGTACCCTTTCTTCAATAGAACCGATGGGGCTGATCATTTTCTTGTTGCTTGTCATGATTGG GCACCATATGAGACAAGGCACCACATGGAGCATTGCATCAAAGCTCTATGCAATGCAGATGTAACTGCAGGCTTCAAGATTGGAAGAGACATCTCACTTCCTGAAACATATGTCCGAGCTGCCAAAAATCCTCTCCGTGATTTGGGTGGGAAACCGCCTTCTCAGAGGCGAACCCTGGCTTTCTACGCTGGAAGCATGCACGGTTACCTACGTGCAATTCTGCTGCAGCACTGGAAAGACAAAGACCCGGAAATGAAAATCTTCG CAAGTACTGCATCTGTCCAAAAGGGTTTGAAGTAA
- the LOC104706299 gene encoding protein NRT1/ PTR FAMILY 7.1, producing the protein MAAMDPRNNGYAAPLNERESATNLELAEVVEVQDDQSVVSHTSNDSNLQKKMMKKEEKKKGGWTNAIILLANQGLATLAFFGVGVNLVLFLTRVMGQGNAEAANNVSKWTGTVYMFSLVGAFLSDSYWGRYLTCTIFQVIFVIGVGLLSFVSWFFLIKPRGCGDGNLVCNPTSSLGVAIFYLSVYLVAFGYGGHQPTLATFGADQLDDDQNSKAAFFSYFYFALNVGALFSNTILVYFEDKGLWTEGFVVSLGSAIVGLVAFLAPTKQYRYVNPCGNPLPRVAQVFVATARKWSVVRPGNPQELYEVEGPESAIKGSRKIFHSSKFVFLDRAAVITENDRNETRSNAWRLCSVTQVEEAKCVMKLLPIWLCTIIYSVIFTQMASLFVEQGDVMDAFIGKFHIPAASMSVFDIFSVFLSTGLYRHVIFPYVRPTELMRMGIGLIIGIMAMVAAGLTEIQRLKRIVPGQKESELSILWQIPQYVLVGASEVFMYVGQLEFFNGQAPDGLKNLGSSLCMASMALGNYVSSLMVNIVMAITKRGEHSLGWIPENLNEGHMDRFYFLIAALAAIDFVVYLIFAKWYQPISHDEDSIKGGSGGNLKTVSELEQV; encoded by the exons ATGGCCGCTATGGATCCGAGAAATAATGGTTACGCTGCTCCGCTAAAT GAGCGGGAGAGTGCAACAAATTTGGAACTTGCTGAAGTGGTAGAGGTGCAAGATGATCAAAGTGTAGTGTCTCACACGTCCAATGATTCCAACCTTcagaaaaagatgatgaagaaagaagagaagaagaagggtggCTGGACAAACGCAATCATTTTGCTAG CAAATCAAGGGTTAGCGACTTTGGCCTTCTTTGGGGTGGGAGTGAACCTGGTGTTGTTCCTAACACGTGTTATGGGACAAGGTAATGCAGAGGCTGCGAACAATGTAAGCAAGTGGACGGGAACAGTTTACATGTTTTCTCTCGTGGGAGCGTTTCTTAGCGACTCTTATTGGGGTCGTTACTTGACTTGCACCATCTTCCAAGTCATCTTCGTTATCGGAGTTGGCctcctctcttttgtttcttggttttttttaatcaaacctCGAGGTTGTGGCGATGGGAACCTTGTCTGTAACCCTACTTCTTCACTCGGAGTTGCTATCTTTTATCTATCTGTTTATCTTGTAGCCTTTGGATACGGCGGTCACCAGCCAACGCTGGCTACTTTTGGTGCAGACCAGCTTGATGATGATCAAAACTCCAAAGCTGCGTTTTTCAGCTACTTCTACTTTGCCCTCAACGTCGGAGCTCTCTTTTCAAACACGATCCTTGTGTATTTTGAGGATAAGGGGTTGTGGACTGAAGGCTTCGTGGTGTCACTAGGCTCCGCCATTGTCGGGTTGGTAGCCTTTCTGGCCCCAACAAAACAATATCGTTATGTCAATCCATGTGGGAACCCGTTGCCTCGTGTGGCGCAAGTCTTCGTGGCCACTGCTCGAAAGTGGAGTGTTGTTCGTCCGGGAAACCCCCAGGAGTTGTATGAAGTGGAAGGTCCTGAATCTGCTATTAAAGGAAGTCGAAAGATATTTCACAGTTCCAAGTTTGTCTTCTTGGACAGAGCAGCAGTGATTACAGAGAATGATAG GAATGAGACAAGGAGCAACGCATGGAGGTTGTGCAGTGTAACTCAAGTAGAAGAGGCAAAATGTGTGATGAAGTTGCTTCCAATATGGCTATGCACTATAATCTACTCAGTGATCTTTACACAAATGGCGTCTTTGTTTGTGGAGCAAGGTGATGTGATGGATGCATTTATAGGGAAATTTCACATCCCTGCGGCGAGCATGTCGGTCTTCGACATATTCAGCGTCTTTCTATCAACAGGACTCTACCGCCACGTCATATTCCCATACGTGAGACCCACGGAGCTTATGAGGATGGGGATAGGGCTGATCATAGGGATAATGGCAATGGTGGCTGCGGGGTTAACAGAGATCCAACGGCTGAAACGAATAGTCCCGGGGCAAAAAGAGAGTGAGCTCTCAATTTTATGGCAAATCCCACAGTACGTGCTTGTGGGAGCTAGTGAGGTGTTCATGTACGTTGGACAGTTAGAGTTCTTTAACGGACAAGCACCAGACGGGTTAAAGAACTTAGGAAGCTCGTTGTGTATGGCTTCGATGGCATTAGGTAACTACGTGAGCAGTTTGATGGTTAATATTGTTATGGCTATAACCAAGAGAGGTGAGCATAGCCTCGGATGGATACCGGAAAATCTAAACGAAGGTCATATGGATCGGTTCTATTTTCTGATTGCCGCATTAGCTGCTATTGATTTCGTGGTTTATTTGATCTTTGCAAAGTGGTACCAACCCATAAGCCATGATGAAGATAGCATCAAGGGAGGTTCTGGTGGTAACCTTAAGACTGTTTCTGAGTTGGAACaagtttga
- the LOC109125848 gene encoding LOW QUALITY PROTEIN: uncharacterized protein LOC109125848 (The sequence of the model RefSeq protein was modified relative to this genomic sequence to represent the inferred CDS: deleted 1 base in 1 codon) has translation MQNHMKQIVSLRFSMPQKVPLRLSHRHLHLYVFLFWYRRQISFNLGMSFSATMTENALQSRTSKKGGTKLSDIITGTHS, from the exons ATGCAAAACCATATGAAACAGATCGTATCTCTGCGGTTTAGCATGCCACAGAAAGTGCCTTTGCGCCTTTCTCACCGCCATTTGCATCTTTACGTATTTCTCTTCTGGTATCGACGACAA ATATCTTTCAACCTCGGTATGTCTTTCTCCGCAACAATGACAGAGAACGCGCTCCAATCAAGAACCTCGAAGAAAGGCGGCACAAAGTTGTCTGATATAATCACAGGGACACACTCATAG
- the LOC104706301 gene encoding subtilisin-like protease SBT6.1 isoform X1 yields MKVFARASPYAYRSYLLVIVLSVYIFWLRPSTHRPQHENLNPQNVTRSESETATETNYIIRFKQYKPAKNHRIYLESKVRSGGWGWIERINPASKYPTDFGVLWIRESGKEDVVGEIERLEMVKDVNVEFKYQRVLLGESFLDGNKRPGKIFTPMSFEEGTGSSAMADTSNTTLNWSRHLLSQKTQVTSLFGADVLWKKGYTGAKVKMAIFDTGIRSDHPHFRNIKERTNWTNEDTLNDNLGHGTFVAGVIAGQNPECLGFASDTELYAFRVFTDSQVSYTSWFLDAFNYAIATNMDVLNLSIGGPDYLDLPFVEKVWEITASNIIMVSAIGNDGPLYGTLNNPADQSDVIGVGGIDYDDHIASFSSRGMSTWEIPHGYGRVKPDVVAYGRDIMGSKISTGCKSLSGTSVASPVVAGIVCLLVSVIPEARRKDLLNPASMKQALVEGAAKLLGPNMYEQGAGRVDLLESYEILKSYHPRASIFPSILDYNDCPYSWPFCRQPLYAGAMPVIFNTTILNGMGVIGYIESPPTWHPANEEGNLLSIHFKYPDIIWPWTGYLALHMQIKEEGAQFAGEIEGNVTLKIYSPASPGESGPRRSTCSLQLKLKVIPTPPRAKRILWDQFHSIKYPPGYIPRDSLDVRNDILDWHGDHLHTNFHIMYNMLRDAGYYIETLGSPLTCFDAQQYGTLLMVDLEDDYFPEEIEKLRDDVINAGLGLVVFAEWYNVDTMVKMRFFDDNTRSWWTPVTGGANIPALNNLLAAFGIAFGDKILNGDFSIDGEQSRYASGTNIVRFPAGGFLHTFPLLDSSESGATQNLLQTGSLKEDPAVLGLLEIGEGRVGVYGDSNCLDSSHMVTNCYWLLKKMLDFSSSNIKDPVLFSKFVKRYSPVTVDDKQLPSRRTDVNFSTYSSVIGKELICESDSRYEVWGTKGYNLHVGGRNRRLPGYRGIDLGRGLNSTVENTRPTRWRPAKEGGELNSHRSKYLGGLFNKDEIDVPFLVATRWIVPAGVAASGVLVLLSIWRIRQRRRRRRRASGSNRLA; encoded by the exons ATGAAGGTGTTTGCACGAGCTTCTCCATATGCTTACAGATCCTATCTCCTCGTCATAGTCCTCTCCGTTTATATCTTCTGGCTCCGTCCCAGCACTCACCGTCCCCAGCACGAAAATCTCAATCCGCAGAACGTGACTCGCTCGGAGTCTGAGACTGCGACGGAGACGAACTACATAATCCGATTTAAGCAGTACAAACCGGCGAAAAACCATCGAATTTACCTCGAATCGAAGGTCCGATCCGGTGGTTGGGGTTGGATCGAGAGGATTAACCCGGCGTCGAAGTATCCGACTGATTTTGGTGTTCTATGGATCCGGGAAAGCGGGAAAGAGGACGTGGTTGGAGAGATTGAGAGGCTGGAGATGGTTAAAGACGTGAACGTTGAGTTTAAGTATCAGAGAGTTTTGCTTGGAGAGTCTTTTCTCGACGGGAATAAACGTCCAGGGAAGATCTTTACTCCGATGTCTTTCGAAGAAGGAACTGGTTCCTCTGCAATGGCGGATACAAGTAACACCACATTGAACTGGAGTAGACATCTTCTCAGTCAG AAGACTCAAGTTACGTCCTTGTTTGGAGCTGATGTTCTCTGGAAGAAAGGTTACACTGGTGCTAAAGTCAAGATGGCCATATTTGACACTGGGATAAGATCTGACCATCCTCATTTCCGCAATATCAAG GAGCGTACAAATTGGACAAATGAGGACACTTTGAATGACAACCTGGGGCATGGGACCTTTGTTGCTGGTGTTATTGCTGGTCAAAATCCAGAATGTCTTGGTTTTGCCTCAGACACGGAACTCTATGCTTTCCGAGTGTTCACAGATTCCCAG GTATCATACACCTCATGGTTTCTTGATGCTTTCAATTATGCTATAGCAACAAATATGGATGTATTAAATTTGAGCATTGGGGGACCGGATTACTTGGATCTGCCTTTTGTAGAGAAG GTATGGGAAATAACTGCCAGCAATATCATTATGGTGTCTGCAATAGGAAATGATGGGCCACTTTACGGAACGTTAAATAATCCAGCTGACCAGAGTGATGTCATAGGTGTCGGTGGTATTGACTATGATGATCACATAGCTTCATTTTCATCTCGTGGCATGAGCACCTGGGAAATTCCTCATGG ATATGGCCGTGTCAAACCAGATGTGGTTGCATATGGCCGTGACATTATGGGGTCAAAGATCAGCACTGGTTGTAAAAGCTTGTCTGGAACAAGTGTGGCTAGTCCTGTTGTTGCTGGTATTGTTTGTCTGCTTGTAAGTGTTATTCCTGAAGCTAGAAGGAAGGATCTGCTCAATCCAGCAAGCATGAAGCAGGCGTTGGTCGAAGGTGCTGCTAAGCTTTTAGGTCCTAATATGTATGAGCAGGGTGCAGGAAGAGTTGATCT GTTAGAATCATATGAAATTCTAAAGAGCTACCATCCCCGGGCAAGCATTTTCCCGAGCATTCTTGATTATAATGATTGCCCATATTCCTGGCCCTTTTGTCGTCAGCCACTATATGCGGGTGCCATGCCTGTGATTTTCAACACTACAATTCTAAATG GTATGGGTGTCATAGGCTATATTGAAAGTCCACCAACATGGCATCCTGCAAACGAGGAAGGAAATCTGTTGAGCATTCACTTTAAGTACCCAGATATCATATGGCCCTGGACTGGTTATCTAGCTTTACACATGCAGATCAAGGAAGAAGGTGCACAGTTCGCAGGTGAAATAGAGGGAAATGTAACTTTGAAAATCTATAGCCCAGCGTCCCCTGGAGAAAGTGGGCCTAGAAGAAGTACGTGTTCTCTTCAGTTGAAACTGAAAGTGATTCCCACTCCACCACGAGCCAAACGTATTTTGTGGGATCAATTTCACAGCATAAAATATCCTCCAGGTTATATTCCAAGAGACTCTTTGGATGTCCGCAATGACATTCTTGATTGGCATGGCGATCACCTGCATACAAACTTTCACATCATGTACAATATGTTACGTGATGCTGGGTACTATATAGAGACTCTTGGTTCGCCCCTTACATGTTTCGATGCTCAGCAATATGGAACTCTATTGATGGTTGACCTCGAAGATGATTACTTTCCAGAAGAAATTGAAAAGCTCAGAGATGACGTTATAAATGCAGGACTGGGTCTGGTTGTGTTTGCTGAGTGGTATAATGTTGATACTATGGTGAAGATGAGATTCTTTGATGATAACACGCGCAGTTGGTGGACTCCAGTCACTGGAGGTGCAAATATCCCTGCACTTAATAACCTTCTCGCAGCGTTTGGGATTGCGTTTGGAGACAAAATTCTCAATGGGGATTTCAGTATTGATGGTGAGCAGAGTCGATATGCTTCTGGAACAAATATAGTCAGGTTTCCTGCTGGTGGGTTTTtgcacacttttcctttactgGACAGCTCTGAGAGTGGTGCTACACAGAATCTACTGCAAACTGGTTCATTGAAG GAAGACCCTGCTGTTCTTGGGCTTTTGGAGATTGGCGAAGGTCGAGTTGGTGTTTATGGAGACTCAAATTGCCTGGACAGTAGCCATATGGTCACCAACTGCTACTGGCTCCTGAAGAAAATGCTAGATTTTAGCAGTTCAAATATCAAAGACCCTGTACTTTTCTCAAAATTTGTGAAGAGATATTCTCCCGTAACCGTAGACGATAAACAACTGCCATCCCGAAGAACTGATGTAAATTTTTCAACATACTCTTCTGTGATCGGAAAGGAGCTAATCTGTGAGAGTGACTCCAGATATGAAGTATGGGGGACTAAAGGATATAATTTACATGTCGGAGGAAGGAACCGTAGATTGCCAGGATATCGTGGCATTGATTTGGGTCGAGGCTTGAATTCTACAGTGGAGAATACAAGACCAACACGTTGGAGACCAGCCAAGGAAGGAGGTGAGCTTAATTCTCACAGAAGCAAGTATCTTGGAGGCCTATTCAATAAAGACGAG ATTGACGTGCCATTTCTAGTAGCTACTCGGTGGATCGTACCTGCTGGTGTTGCAGCTAGTG GAGTTCTAGTGCTACTAAGTATATGGAGAATCCGGCAGAGGAGGCGTAGACGAAGAAGAGCATCTGGGTCGAATCGGTTAGCCTAG